The Carcharodon carcharias isolate sCarCar2 chromosome 23, sCarCar2.pri, whole genome shotgun sequence genome includes the window ggggtggggtggtggttgtagggacaagcaagcattgataggagcagataaccaaaagatgtcacagacaaaagaacaaagaggtgttgaaggtggtgatattatctaaaagaatgtgctaattaagaatggatagcaggacatgcaaggtacagatagctctagtgggggtggggtgaaataagactaaaagggcataaaaggtatagatttaaaaataatggaaataggtgggaaaagaaaagtctatataaattattggaaaaaataaatggaagggggaagaaatggaaagggggtggggatagagaagggcgttcaagatctaaagttgttgaactcaatattcagtccagaagtgcctagtcggaagatgaggtgctgttcctccagcttgcgttgagcttcactggaacaatgtagcaagccaaggacagacatgtaggcaagagagcagggtggagtgttaaaatggcaaacgacagggaagtctgggtcattcttgcagacagaccaaaggtgttctacaaagcgatcgcccagtctgcgtttggtctctccaatgtaaaggaaaccgcattgggagcaacgaatgtagtagactaagttgggggaaatgcaagtgaaatgctgcttcacatgaaaggagtgtttgggcccttggacagtgaggagagaggaagtgaagggacagatGTTGCATATTTtccgtatgcatggggaggtgccgtaggtgagGGTTGAGgcattgggggtgatggaggagcggaccagggtgtcacagagggaacgatccctgcggaatgccgccgggggggggtgaagggaagatgtgtttggtggtggcatcatgctggagttggcggaaatggtggaggatgatcctttgaatgtggaggctggcggggtgataagtgaggataagggggaccctatcatgtttctgggagggaggagaaggcgtgagggcagatgcatgggagatgggctggacacggttgagggccctgtcaacgaccattggtggaaaacctcggttaaggaaggaggacatgtcagaggaactgtttttgaaggtagcatcatcgaaacagatgcgacggaggcgaaggaactgagagaatgggatggagtccttataggaagcggggtgtgaggagctgtagtcgaggtagctgtgggagtcggtagacttgtaatggatatcggtggacagtctatcaccagagattgagacagagagatcaaggaagggaagggaagtgtcagagatggaccatgtgaaaatgatggaggggtggagattggaagcaaaattaatacatttttccaggtcccgatgagagtatgaagcagcaccaaagtaatcatctatgtaccggagaaagagttgtgggagggggccagagtagaactggaacaaggaatgttccacataccccataaagagacaggcatagctggggcccatgcgggtacccatagccacatcttttatttggaggaagtgagaggagttgaaggagaaatttttcagtgtgagatcaagttcagccagacggaggagagtagtggtgatggggattgttcgggcctctgttcgaggaagaagctgagagccctcagaccatcctggtgggggatggaggtgtagagggattggacgtccatggtgaagaggaggcggttggggccagggaactggaaattgttgatgtgacgtaaggtgtcagaggaatcacagatgtaggtgggaagggactggacaaagggagagagaagggagtcaagataacgagaaatgagttctgtggggcaggagcaagctgacacgatcggtctgtcgggacagttctgtttgtggattttgggtaggaagtagaagcgggccgtccgaggttgggtgactatcaggtcggaagctgtgggaggaagatctccagaggagatgaggtcagtgacagtcctggaaacactggcttgatgttcagtggtggggtcatggtccagagagaggtagaaggaagtgtctgcaagttgacgctcagcctccacgaggtagaggtcagtgcgccagacaacaacagcaccacccttgtcagcgggtttgatgacaatgttagggctggacctgagagaacagagtgcagtaagttcagagggagacaggttagaatgggtgagaggagcagagaaattgagacgactaatgtcatgccgacagttctcaatgaaaatatcaagagaaggtaagtatccagagggaggagtccaggtggagggagaatattggaggtgggtcaaaggatccgttgaatggggagaggactcctgcccaaagaagtgagcacggagacgaaggcagcagaaaaagagttcagcatcgcgacaagcccgaaattcattgagatgagggcataagagtatgaaactaagtcctttgctgagcactgaatgttcagcgtcggagaggggaaggtcaggagctgggattggaagatggggtggggacggagggacaggcaggtgtgaagggtcctagatgggtgttggtgtcaatgagtcattggagcttgcgttccttagtacttgagagatagagaaaaagtttcttgttgaggcatcgaatgagccgaagaataaaatgaaactgggggcacacgcagctttgaaaaagggtacggcggtgctgctggagggagaggtcgagtgtgttcatatggcggcgcatggcactgagtgtggatctcagaatgcgacgggaacagcagttcGAGAAACGTTTTATGCCCCGGAGATACccgtaatcctgggtgggttcgaaacatgagggatggaatttcagttgaaatccacgtggggtaaaccaaagatggagacagtcactgagaaaggagatatggctgtgaaagcgggttttagtaaacaccttgtcaaacaccaggagagaaatggaaagcaatgaaggttaacaaggcaagagagagattcgaaaatcctgacggagagtagaGAAGTGGCActcaattaaacacagataaaaacaaaaaactgcagatgctggaaatccaaaacaaaaacagaaatacctggaaaaactcagcaggtctggcagcatcggcggagaagaacaatgttgacgttttgagtcctcataatccttcaacagaactaagtaaaaataggagaggggtgaaatataagctggtttaaggttgggggggatgtggttgtagggacaagcaagcagtgataggagcagataaccaaaagatttcacaaacaaaggaacaaagaggtgttgaaggttatCTAAAAGAATCTAAAagaatattatctaaaagaatgtgctaattaagaatggatagcaggacacacaaggtacagatagctctagtgggggtggggtgaaataagactaacagggcataaaaggtatagatttaaaaataatggaaataggtgggaaaagaaaaatcgatataaattattgcaaaaaacaaaagggaggggggaagaaacagaaatggggtggggttggagaagggagttcaagatctaaagttgttgaattcaatattcagtctgaaagactgtaatgtgcctagtcggaagatgaggtgctgttcctccagtttacgttgagcttcactggaacaatgcagcaagccaaggacagacatgtgggcaagagagcagggtagattgttaaaatggcaagcgacagggaggtctgggtcattgttgcggacagaccgaagttgttctgcaaagcggtcgcccagtctacgtttgatctctccaatgtagaggagaccgcattgggagcaacgaatgcagtagactaagttggggagaCATCGAAAGTCAATGGGTGCTAGACGAATATGAAACAATTTCATTGACCTTGTATTCTGCTGTCCACATccaaacacaaaaaaaaaacttagGAATCTCAAAACATCAAAAGTGTGAAAAGCCATACACAGGATGTTTATTTGGAAAAAAGATTTTGGACTGGAAACAGGTCACATGGGCAAGGCAGGCATGTTTTCTTACCTGATTTTAAAAACAACAATACCATTAGAAACACCATCTAAACCATCAAACCAGCTACAAGACAAATATAAAGCCAAGGTAATATACAGCTATgtcttgaaagtgggagaagtaCTCTTCGCCTTAAACttttccaacttcaagttcacctgagagctGCAAGTTTCAAGAAGCCTTGCAACTTACTGAGAGTCCTCTGTTTTTACAAGACCTCCACTCCAGCTAAAGCACCAATTCACCCACGAAATACAGGCCTGCTATAAAAGAGACCGAAGTAATTCAAGGTTGTAATTATATTGTTTTcttttcatctgtatctaatctttgtgcaTGTGACAGTGTTTGTAAGACAGTATTTAAACTTTTGGGGCAAGTGTGCGCTAAtaaataatctttatttttaaattcacaaaaagcttgctgctggaatcaTTGGGATAAAccactctgagggtaagaaaacacatTAACCTCATACATTAAAACATGTCAATCATGGACAACAATAACATACATaaactctctgtgacacatgtaTTGCAGTTTCAGATAACCTGACAGTGCTTCCAATGTTAGTGATGGGTGTATGCACAGCTGAAGGAACAGGCGTGTATTTCTTGAACTTCACACCTGCTATTAAAAGCAAATTTGAATCCTAAAATAAAGTTGCTAATCTGCAACATTTTTGTCTTAGCAGTCAGCTAGCACTTTGCTAAAATTAGAAATAATTGGCACACTGGTAATGTAAAACAAAGCCCTGTGTATGCTTATACTCATAGCTGCAAGGAACTCAATTTTCCCTGCTCAGCAAGTGATGCAGAGCTAGCAACTTAACTCAAGGACTATTGATTCCCACATTGACTAAGCAGCTACTAGTCTTAAGTCCATACAACTGTGACCTGATTATTTTGCCTTGTACAAATAGTCCATTGAACTGTTGTTTTTGGTATTTCAATTTTCTCTAAGTTCCCCCTACACTACCCAAGCTAATGTGCTTCAATACCTGCTCCACCAGTGCTAGTTTCTGCTTGGAGATGGCCAAATGCAGATGAATCAAGTACATATTTTCATAGTCTGTGCAAATTGTAAGAGAGCAACGTGATGAAAATGGGTTAAAAATGTAAAGAAAAAAGTAACTTTTACCCAATAAAATAAACAAACTGTAATAGGgtatacagatttaaggttttaggcaagaaatgcagggggaagagggagggagaggtagtgGTGCGGcctgaggaagaacattttacaCAGTGATTGAAAATGACCTGGAAGTCGCTGCCCACgagaatggtggaagcagagacaatcaatgaCCCCATAAGCAAATTGGATGGGCCCTCGAGGGAAATGAATTCACAGAGCTACTGGAATAGAGCGCGGGGAATGGAGCTGATTGGACTGCTCTACAGAACTGcttggactcgatgggccgaatggcctccttctgtgccacaatGTCTCCATGGCTGTCTGACACTATGACAGCTGCGGGGAATGGGAATGCAGTTTTGTTAGCGCTAAATAATCATTCGTTCCAGATAAAGTCTGTCCCCTTGAAAAGGTAATTCGAAACTGGTCCAACTCTTACCCTAATGATTTATTAATATTTGTCTTCATTCCATCAGATCATAAGATAAAAAGACCACGTGAACAATTTCTAAGAAAAGGTGGTAATGTTAGCCTCTCAAAGTAGTGATTACAATATTTCATGAGTATTTAATTGGAAGTGTATACTTTAATGATACGATATCCTACATTAAGCCAATGTAAAACTATTCGGCAGGAAAATTCGATGGAAACTGACTTCTCAATTAAACAatacagtattttttttaaaaaaaaatcacttctcCTGGGAGTCGAAGGGCCCCTCGCTGTCATTCCAGTTCTTGTTCCTGGGTTTCTTCCGGTTTCTTTCGGCCATGACGATAGCCGCGATAACCGTGACCAGCACCGTGCCCGTTATCACCAGGACGGTAGCAGTCTCGGCAATGCACAGCTGAGAGTCCACGGCCACCAGCAGGTAACCGCTGAGCTGTCCAGGGGCCGAACAACTGATATTGCCATAGTCATCCACATGCAGGTGTCGAACACTCAAGATCTTCCCAAACACTCTCTGAAGATCGCAGTCGCATATCCAGTGGTTATCCGCTAGCAGAAGATGAGTGCCTTGGGTCTGGATGTTTAAAAACGTTTTGAACTTGATGTGATTTAAATGGTTCCCATTGAGGCACAGTAAGCTCAGGCTGCGCAGAGAGGCAAAGGCTTCTCCCTGGATGGCTGTGATGTTATTATTTTCCAAGTGTAGAGCCTCCAGGCTTTGAAGCATGAAGAAGAATCCAATCTCAATGACATGCAGTCGGTTGTTTTTCAGGAGCAGATGGCGGAGTTTGTATAAACCTTTAAAAACCCCTGTTTCCATGGAGGTGAGCCTGTTACCGCTCAAGTCTAATTTTTCCAGGTTCTCTAAATACATCAGGCTGTTGTAATGTAAGTATTCGAGGCGATTATTCGACAGTCTCAGTTCTATCAAGTGCTGCAGGCTCTCTGAAAAGTCCCCGGGCAGGTGTTTTACGTGGTTTTGGTCCAGATCCAGTTTCTCCAAAAAAGGCAACGACACAAAAGCCCCCGAATGGATGCGCTGGACTCGATTGCGAGCCAGCAGGACAATCCGCATGGACCACAGCCCGCTGAAAGAAGCGGTGGGGATTTCACTCAGTTTGTTGTGTCTGAAATCCAGCATCCAGGTGCCGTGCGGGACATCTCTGGGAATGGAAATTAAAGAGCGCCCTTTACAGTCCACGAAATGGGAGGAATCGTAACAGGAGCAACGGCGGGGGCACATTTTGAACCCATCGATCTTCAGTGCGCTCACCAAGACCCCGAAGTAACTGATGACGACTGGATGCATTCCGCCTTTAATTTTCAGCAGATTAATCGCTTTGGAAAATTGGGCTTTTAGGAGAGCGAGAAATAAAATTCCAAACGTATGGAGCTGATGGTTtagaacccccccacccccccagacatTAAATTTATGACAGTTTACTTTCCATGAAATTGAGTTACCTTAACCACCCCTCGCAAAATTATTATACCACTGAGATACGGTCATGTTTGTGTGATTTCCAGCTTTTTGCCAGTTATCGTCCAATTCATCCGTGATAAAACATTAGTTTTCTTTCCCCTTCTTTATATCCAATTGCCCGCCTTTTGAACTGGTGATAAATTCGCTCGCTGTCGCTACTATTCCATCCCTTGCCGTTTCATCCTTCTGATCGCTTCATCTTCAATGGGTCTCAGCTCCCTGTTTTGTTCCCGAGTCACTGTAACAGTGAGTAAAACAATACATTTTTTAAACAGGGGGATGATGGTGTTGTGGAGATAGGTCATTAGGACTTCAATCCAGAGGTTCAGACAGAGACACAAgttcaaatttaaattcaattaattaacaaCTCCGAAatttaaaactagtctcagtagtacata containing:
- the LOC121269184 gene encoding decorin-like, giving the protein MHPVVISYFGVLVSALKIDGFKMCPRRCSCYDSSHFVDCKGRSLISIPRDVPHGTWMLDFRHNKLSEIPTASFSGLWSMRIVLLARNRVQRIHSGAFVSLPFLEKLDLDQNHVKHLPGDFSESLQHLIELRLSNNRLEYLHYNSLMYLENLEKLDLSGNRLTSMETGVFKGLYKLRHLLLKNNRLHVIEIGFFFMLQSLEALHLENNNITAIQGEAFASLRSLSLLCLNGNHLNHIKFKTFLNIQTQGTHLLLADNHWICDCDLQRVFGKILSVRHLHVDDYGNISCSAPGQLSGYLLVAVDSQLCIAETATVLVITGTVLVTVIAAIVMAERNRKKPRNKNWNDSEGPFDSQEK